One window from the genome of Salisaeta longa DSM 21114 encodes:
- the rpsO gene encoding 30S ribosomal protein S15: MITKEEKQALIEQFGDGPDDTGTSEVQIAIFTKRIERLTEHLKEHPKDFSTRQGLLKLVGKRRRLLNYLMDRDIERYRAIIGELGLRK; this comes from the coding sequence ATGATTACGAAGGAAGAGAAGCAAGCACTGATTGAGCAATTCGGCGATGGACCCGACGACACGGGCACGTCCGAAGTGCAAATCGCCATTTTTACGAAGCGCATTGAGCGCCTGACGGAGCACCTCAAGGAGCATCCGAAGGACTTTTCCACCCGCCAGGGCCTTCTGAAGCTGGTCGGTAAGCGGCGTCGCCTCCTCAACTACCTGATGGACCGCGACATTGAGCGCTACCGCGCCATCATTGGCGAACTCGGCTTGCGCAAATAG